A genome region from Hevea brasiliensis isolate MT/VB/25A 57/8 chromosome 9, ASM3005281v1, whole genome shotgun sequence includes the following:
- the LOC110658463 gene encoding uncharacterized protein LOC110658463 isoform X1, which yields MAFCKTYDEKPLVNERGLSLGSMHDVRGLKFSSLINSDLTWKKVAKGNRTSSRRARNLVSRSRNTGEELIKMDSNAMDMSFSEYEKLGVSVLGCRFSENADLVHIKKRKLMFRSPTPPPKDPSQHPKENERLLKSQPEVVDYAASASCLGPTVDTEHDVGEKKFERQNKQLNEREEFSGIFILAATACRDSVGEVDYEEDCGVEESYTLEVSSMENLSNRDVKDDHSSAKISIEEHPEEFTASLRLHNTSTDGIVQSNNFHNKSMGDCSIAVVEDHLTKKFQETDVVHVFSSQDDHSFWDLNTSIDVWPHPIDNKCEDSHISDGITEDIKGGNCSNMIRNSESESMKRGFGSGRCHPETELPPADPSGIVDKQQFSNIKELKSDSLTDIDGISCSKEKLPSSVSIDSATVSSDRNKSASVQCLTLSSTGNGKSLYPHQATGLNGCAQNPLPSKSNESLRTFISKEICDVASVDVTCAKNEGGCSTIACETVSSSLQVEEVELAPCVTSSVNTTRETDVSNEDAKGAKENSLSQFNEVEFLPSSPGVKMMQTLSDLALDSKVICSNAFKYDETDNVMHKESEEPVTKSSEMSMALLHSPSDAYGNNSKDIVNSFDKMAVEERSDKGYNSEFFHDVHTDVQASRFEVDYDSQYEDGEVRESMEHIRQEYYGDDVEAEHVDYGSDSDNLGSGAEKIMTNTQGMDFQTCLSRLRGKYANDIGKTGGNNYSKSKIGTDNEITGDRIDSGVDDRRIQARNDSGWQDINNDDADGLDPVDQTRNAESRTFRRELCSRIEERAVNDLPFIRGRGRYAQDPHARSQGDDRLVDSQACSRGIKHHHLSKYHVPFSFHHLGSAKGLHQRVRRSGSPDARDKTLGMHRHIRPSRNLSPGWRVTLGRGRSMRYGLQLEGRGPRGRYHGFEVDDCCHSSVTHSHPVAKRDRSFSPIKSKDPRVHQSHSKCSSRSRSQSSCSGNPCFKSRSKFPNFKSAVRVQRMRSPDRRPGLSVGSARGFRPARRNHFSPSRNTQWIVDRKDGVFHRKEQSYNTHSSLSRRSMGRFVQQDDRSVDSSRSFRSVFSRRFREMSGAGGGSSRYEESDDDRGKHRCRYGLAHSVKQNDMEGPVKRFRYNVADGYSSRYRDVPDSFGKESPNCHGRSIASQIGDIPGKFREGRGPFTYQRGGKYDGDSKSSRGQEGDDEMASRG from the exons ATGGCATTCTGCAAAACGTATGATGAGAAGCCATTGGTTAATGAGAGAGGATTATCATTGGGCAGCATGCATGATGTTAGAGGTTTGAAATTCTCTAGCCTTATCAACTCTGATTTGACTTGGAAGAAGGTTGCAAAAGGCAACAGGACTTCATCAAGGCGAGCTAGGAACTTGGTTTCTAGAAGCCGGAATACTGGTGAGGAACTGATAAAAATGGATTCCAACGCTATGGACATGTCATTTTCTGAATATGAGAAG CTTGGAGTAAGTGTTCTTGGGTGCCGCTTTAGTGAGAACGCAGACCTTGTGCATATAAAGAAAAGGAAATTAATGTTCAGATCACCCACTCCACCACCCAAAGACCCATCTCAACATCCCAAGGAAAATGAAAGGCTCCTAAAAAGTCAACCTGAAGTAGTTGATTATGCTGCATCTGCAAGTTGCTTGGGTCCAACTGTTGATACTGAGCATGATGTCGGTGAGAAGAAATTTGAGAGGCAAAATAAGCAACTTAATGAAAGGGAAGAATTCTCTGGTATCTTCATACTTGCTGCTACTGCCTGCCGTGATAGTGTTGGAGAAGTTGATTATGAGGAGGATTGTGGAGTTGAAGAATCTTATACACTTGAAGTTTCCTCAATGGAAAATCTGTCAAATAGAGATGTTAAAGATGACCATAGTTCTGCCAAAATTTCAATTGAAGAACATCCTGAAGAGTTTACTGCCTCATTAAGATTGCACAATACTTCAACTGATGGTATAGTGCAGTCAAATAATTTTCACAATAAGTCTATGGGGGATTGTTCTATTGCAGTAGTAGAGGATCACTTAACCAAGAAGTTTCAGGAAACAGATGTAGTGCATGTGTTTTCTTCACAAGATGATCATTCATTTTGGGATTTgaatacttcaatagatgtatgGCCACACCCTATTGATAATAAATGTGAGGATTCTCATATTTCAGATGGGATTACTGAAGACATTAAGGGTGGTAATTGTAGCAACATGATTAGGAACTCAGAAAGTGAGAGCATGAAAAGGGGATTTGGAAGTGGTAGATGTCATCCTGAAACTGAACTGCCACCAGCAGATCCTAGTGGGATAGTTGATAAGCAACAATTTTCAAACATAAAGGAACTTAAATCGGATTCATTGACTGATATTGATGGGATTAGTTGCTCAAAAGAAAAATTGCCGTCTTCTGTTTCAATTGATAGTGCTACTGTATCTTCTGACAGGAATAAAAGCGCTTCAGTTCAATGTTTAACTTTGAGCTCCACAGGGAATGGCAAAAGCTTATATCCCCATCAAGCTACAGGGTTGAATGGTTGTGCGCAAAACCCTCTTCCCTCCAAATCCAATGAATCTCTTAGGACCTTTATTTCCAAAGAAATCTGTGACGTGGCATCTGTTGATGTTACTTGTGCAAAGAATGAAGGTGGTTGTAGCACTATTGCATGTGAAACGGTTTCCTCCAGTTTACAGGTTGAGGAAGTGGAGCTCGCTCCTTGTGTGACTTCCTCTGTTAACACCACCCGTGAGACAGATGTTTCAAATGAAGATGCTAAGGGTGCCAAAGAGAATTCTCTTTCTCAATTTAATGAAGTGGAATTTCTCCCTTCTTCTCCAGGTGTTAAGATGATGCAAACCTTAAGTGACTTGGCTCTGGATTCCAAGGTGATATGCAGCAATGCTTTTAAGTATGATGAAACTGATAATGTAATGCATAAGGAAAGTGAGGAACCTGTGACGAAGTCTTCGGAAATGTCTATGGCATTGTTACATAGTCCCTCTGATGCATACGGAAACAACTCTAAGGATATTGTAAATAGTTTTGATAAGATGGCTGTAGAAGAACGTTCTGACAAAGGTTATAATTCTGAATTTTTTCATGATGTTCACACTGATGTGCAAGCAAGTAGGTTTGAGGTGGATTATGATTCTCAGTATGAAGATGGAGAAGTAAGGGAATCTATGGAGCATATCCGGCAAGAATATTATGGTGATGATGTAGAAGCTGAACATGTGGATTATGGTTCTGACAGTGATAATTTGGGTTCTGGTGCTGAAAAAATTATGACAAATACACAGGGAATGGATTTCCAAACTTGTTTGAGTAGATTGAGAGGAAAATATGCAAACGATATAGGTAAGACTGGTGGTAACAATTACAGCAAATCAAAAATAGGGACTGACAATGAGATTACAGGTGACAGGATTGATTCTGGGGTGGACGATAGGAGGATTCAGGCAAGAAATGACAGTGGCTGGCAAGATATAAACAATGATGATGCGGATGGATTGGATCCTGTTGATCAGACAAGGAACGCAGAGTCCAGAACATTCAGAAGGGAGTTGTGTTCTCGTATTGAAGAGCGAGCAGTCAATGACCTACCCTTTATAAGGGGCAG GGGCAGATATGCTCAGGATCCTCATGCTAGAAGTCAAGGAGATGATCGTTTGGTTGATTCTCAAGCCTGCAGTAGGGGCATAAAGCACCATCATTTGTCCAAGTACCATGTCCCATTTTCTTTTCATCACCTCGGGTCAGCAAAAGGCTTGCACCAACGTGTTAGAAGAAGCGGATCACCAGACGCTAGAGATAAGACTCTTGGTATGCATCGGCATATTAGACCATCGAGGAACCTTAGTCCTGGTTGGCGTGTGACCCTTGGCAGGGGCAGGTCTATGAGATATGGTCTGCAACTCGAAGGTAGAGGCCCCAGGGGTAGATACCATGGTTTTGAAGTTGATGATTGCTGCCATTCTTCTGTGACACATTCACATCCTGTAGCCAAGAGAGACAGAAGTTTTTCTCCTATTAAAAGTAAGGATCCTCGTGTACATCAATCTCACTCAAAATGTTCTTCAAGATCTAGAAGTCAATCTTCCTGTTCTGGGAATCCATGTTTTAAATCCCGAAGTAAATTCCCCAATTTTAAATCTGCAGTCAGAGTGCAGAGAATGAGATCACCTGATCGGAGGCCTGGTCTTTCAGTAGGTAGTGCGAGAGGATTTAGACCAGCACGAAGAAATCATTTTTCACCATCTCGCAATACACAATGGATTGTTGATAGGAAGGATGGTGTTTTTCATCGTAAGGAGCAGAGTTATAATACACATTCTTCATTAAGCAGGAGATCAATGGGAAGATTTGTCCAACAGGATGACAGGTCTGTTGATTCTTCACGAAGCTTCAGATCTGTGTTCTCAAGAAGATTCAGGGAGATGAGTGGAGCTGGAGGAGGGAGTTCAAGATACGAAGAGAGTGATGATGATAGGGGCAAGCATCGATGCAGATATGGGCTAGCTCATTCTGTGAAGCAAAATGACATGGAGGGACCTGTGAAGCGTTTTCGTTATAATGTTGCAGATGGTTATAGTTCTCGTTATAGGGATGTTCCAGATTCCTTTGGCAAAGAGAGTCCCAATTGCCATGGCAGGAGCATTGCTAGCCAAATTGGTGACATTCCAGGGAAGTTCAGGGAAGGTAGAGGGCCATTTACATATCAAAGAGGGGGGAAATATGATGGTGACTCAAAGTCATCTAGGGGGCAGGAAGGTGACGATGAGATGGCTTCAAGGGGATGA
- the LOC110658463 gene encoding uncharacterized protein LOC110658463 isoform X2 yields MAFCKTYDEKPLVNERGLSLGSMHDVRGLKFSSLINSDLTWKKVAKGNRTSSRRARNLVSRSRNTGEELIKMDSNAMDMSFSEYEKLGVSVLGCRFSENADLVHIKKRKLMFRSPTPPPKDPSQHPKENERLLKSQPEVVDYAASASCLGPTVDTEHDVGEKKFERQNKQLNEREEFSGIFILAATACRDSVGEVDYEEDCGVEESYTLEVSSMENLSNRDVKDDHSSAKISIEEHPEEFTASLRLHNTSTDGIVQSNNFHNKSMGDCSIAVVEDHLTKKFQETDVVHVFSSQDDHSFWDLNTSIDVWPHPIDNKCEDSHISDGITEDIKGGNCSNMIRNSESESMKRGFGSGRCHPETELPPADPSGIVDKQQFSNIKELKSDSLTDIDGISCSKEKLPSSVSIDSATVSSDRNKSASVQCLTLSSTGNGKSLYPHQATGLNGCAQNPLPSKSNESLRTFISKEICDVASVDVTCAKNEGGCSTIACETVSSSLQVEEVELAPCVTSSVNTTRETDVSNEDAKGAKENSLSQFNEVEFLPSSPGVKMMQTLSDLALDSKVICSNAFKYDETDNVMHKESEEPVTKSSEMSMALLHSPSDAYGNNSKDIVNSFDKMAVEERSDKGYNSEFFHDVHTDVQASRFEVDYDSQYEDGEVRESMEHIRQEYYGDDVEAEHVDYGSDSDNLGSGAEKIMTNTQGMDFQTCLSRLRGKYANDIGDRIDSGVDDRRIQARNDSGWQDINNDDADGLDPVDQTRNAESRTFRRELCSRIEERAVNDLPFIRGRGRYAQDPHARSQGDDRLVDSQACSRGIKHHHLSKYHVPFSFHHLGSAKGLHQRVRRSGSPDARDKTLGMHRHIRPSRNLSPGWRVTLGRGRSMRYGLQLEGRGPRGRYHGFEVDDCCHSSVTHSHPVAKRDRSFSPIKSKDPRVHQSHSKCSSRSRSQSSCSGNPCFKSRSKFPNFKSAVRVQRMRSPDRRPGLSVGSARGFRPARRNHFSPSRNTQWIVDRKDGVFHRKEQSYNTHSSLSRRSMGRFVQQDDRSVDSSRSFRSVFSRRFREMSGAGGGSSRYEESDDDRGKHRCRYGLAHSVKQNDMEGPVKRFRYNVADGYSSRYRDVPDSFGKESPNCHGRSIASQIGDIPGKFREGRGPFTYQRGGKYDGDSKSSRGQEGDDEMASRG; encoded by the exons ATGGCATTCTGCAAAACGTATGATGAGAAGCCATTGGTTAATGAGAGAGGATTATCATTGGGCAGCATGCATGATGTTAGAGGTTTGAAATTCTCTAGCCTTATCAACTCTGATTTGACTTGGAAGAAGGTTGCAAAAGGCAACAGGACTTCATCAAGGCGAGCTAGGAACTTGGTTTCTAGAAGCCGGAATACTGGTGAGGAACTGATAAAAATGGATTCCAACGCTATGGACATGTCATTTTCTGAATATGAGAAG CTTGGAGTAAGTGTTCTTGGGTGCCGCTTTAGTGAGAACGCAGACCTTGTGCATATAAAGAAAAGGAAATTAATGTTCAGATCACCCACTCCACCACCCAAAGACCCATCTCAACATCCCAAGGAAAATGAAAGGCTCCTAAAAAGTCAACCTGAAGTAGTTGATTATGCTGCATCTGCAAGTTGCTTGGGTCCAACTGTTGATACTGAGCATGATGTCGGTGAGAAGAAATTTGAGAGGCAAAATAAGCAACTTAATGAAAGGGAAGAATTCTCTGGTATCTTCATACTTGCTGCTACTGCCTGCCGTGATAGTGTTGGAGAAGTTGATTATGAGGAGGATTGTGGAGTTGAAGAATCTTATACACTTGAAGTTTCCTCAATGGAAAATCTGTCAAATAGAGATGTTAAAGATGACCATAGTTCTGCCAAAATTTCAATTGAAGAACATCCTGAAGAGTTTACTGCCTCATTAAGATTGCACAATACTTCAACTGATGGTATAGTGCAGTCAAATAATTTTCACAATAAGTCTATGGGGGATTGTTCTATTGCAGTAGTAGAGGATCACTTAACCAAGAAGTTTCAGGAAACAGATGTAGTGCATGTGTTTTCTTCACAAGATGATCATTCATTTTGGGATTTgaatacttcaatagatgtatgGCCACACCCTATTGATAATAAATGTGAGGATTCTCATATTTCAGATGGGATTACTGAAGACATTAAGGGTGGTAATTGTAGCAACATGATTAGGAACTCAGAAAGTGAGAGCATGAAAAGGGGATTTGGAAGTGGTAGATGTCATCCTGAAACTGAACTGCCACCAGCAGATCCTAGTGGGATAGTTGATAAGCAACAATTTTCAAACATAAAGGAACTTAAATCGGATTCATTGACTGATATTGATGGGATTAGTTGCTCAAAAGAAAAATTGCCGTCTTCTGTTTCAATTGATAGTGCTACTGTATCTTCTGACAGGAATAAAAGCGCTTCAGTTCAATGTTTAACTTTGAGCTCCACAGGGAATGGCAAAAGCTTATATCCCCATCAAGCTACAGGGTTGAATGGTTGTGCGCAAAACCCTCTTCCCTCCAAATCCAATGAATCTCTTAGGACCTTTATTTCCAAAGAAATCTGTGACGTGGCATCTGTTGATGTTACTTGTGCAAAGAATGAAGGTGGTTGTAGCACTATTGCATGTGAAACGGTTTCCTCCAGTTTACAGGTTGAGGAAGTGGAGCTCGCTCCTTGTGTGACTTCCTCTGTTAACACCACCCGTGAGACAGATGTTTCAAATGAAGATGCTAAGGGTGCCAAAGAGAATTCTCTTTCTCAATTTAATGAAGTGGAATTTCTCCCTTCTTCTCCAGGTGTTAAGATGATGCAAACCTTAAGTGACTTGGCTCTGGATTCCAAGGTGATATGCAGCAATGCTTTTAAGTATGATGAAACTGATAATGTAATGCATAAGGAAAGTGAGGAACCTGTGACGAAGTCTTCGGAAATGTCTATGGCATTGTTACATAGTCCCTCTGATGCATACGGAAACAACTCTAAGGATATTGTAAATAGTTTTGATAAGATGGCTGTAGAAGAACGTTCTGACAAAGGTTATAATTCTGAATTTTTTCATGATGTTCACACTGATGTGCAAGCAAGTAGGTTTGAGGTGGATTATGATTCTCAGTATGAAGATGGAGAAGTAAGGGAATCTATGGAGCATATCCGGCAAGAATATTATGGTGATGATGTAGAAGCTGAACATGTGGATTATGGTTCTGACAGTGATAATTTGGGTTCTGGTGCTGAAAAAATTATGACAAATACACAGGGAATGGATTTCCAAACTTGTTTGAGTAGATTGAGAGGAAAATATGCAAACGATATAG GTGACAGGATTGATTCTGGGGTGGACGATAGGAGGATTCAGGCAAGAAATGACAGTGGCTGGCAAGATATAAACAATGATGATGCGGATGGATTGGATCCTGTTGATCAGACAAGGAACGCAGAGTCCAGAACATTCAGAAGGGAGTTGTGTTCTCGTATTGAAGAGCGAGCAGTCAATGACCTACCCTTTATAAGGGGCAG GGGCAGATATGCTCAGGATCCTCATGCTAGAAGTCAAGGAGATGATCGTTTGGTTGATTCTCAAGCCTGCAGTAGGGGCATAAAGCACCATCATTTGTCCAAGTACCATGTCCCATTTTCTTTTCATCACCTCGGGTCAGCAAAAGGCTTGCACCAACGTGTTAGAAGAAGCGGATCACCAGACGCTAGAGATAAGACTCTTGGTATGCATCGGCATATTAGACCATCGAGGAACCTTAGTCCTGGTTGGCGTGTGACCCTTGGCAGGGGCAGGTCTATGAGATATGGTCTGCAACTCGAAGGTAGAGGCCCCAGGGGTAGATACCATGGTTTTGAAGTTGATGATTGCTGCCATTCTTCTGTGACACATTCACATCCTGTAGCCAAGAGAGACAGAAGTTTTTCTCCTATTAAAAGTAAGGATCCTCGTGTACATCAATCTCACTCAAAATGTTCTTCAAGATCTAGAAGTCAATCTTCCTGTTCTGGGAATCCATGTTTTAAATCCCGAAGTAAATTCCCCAATTTTAAATCTGCAGTCAGAGTGCAGAGAATGAGATCACCTGATCGGAGGCCTGGTCTTTCAGTAGGTAGTGCGAGAGGATTTAGACCAGCACGAAGAAATCATTTTTCACCATCTCGCAATACACAATGGATTGTTGATAGGAAGGATGGTGTTTTTCATCGTAAGGAGCAGAGTTATAATACACATTCTTCATTAAGCAGGAGATCAATGGGAAGATTTGTCCAACAGGATGACAGGTCTGTTGATTCTTCACGAAGCTTCAGATCTGTGTTCTCAAGAAGATTCAGGGAGATGAGTGGAGCTGGAGGAGGGAGTTCAAGATACGAAGAGAGTGATGATGATAGGGGCAAGCATCGATGCAGATATGGGCTAGCTCATTCTGTGAAGCAAAATGACATGGAGGGACCTGTGAAGCGTTTTCGTTATAATGTTGCAGATGGTTATAGTTCTCGTTATAGGGATGTTCCAGATTCCTTTGGCAAAGAGAGTCCCAATTGCCATGGCAGGAGCATTGCTAGCCAAATTGGTGACATTCCAGGGAAGTTCAGGGAAGGTAGAGGGCCATTTACATATCAAAGAGGGGGGAAATATGATGGTGACTCAAAGTCATCTAGGGGGCAGGAAGGTGACGATGAGATGGCTTCAAGGGGATGA
- the LOC110658463 gene encoding uncharacterized protein LOC110658463 isoform X3 gives MAFCKTYDEKPLVNERGLSLGSMHDVRGLKFSSLINSDLTWKKVAKGNRTSSRRARNLVSRSRNTGEELIKMDSNAMDMSFSEYEKLGVSVLGCRFSENADLVHIKKRKLMFRSPTPPPKDPSQHPKENERLLKSQPEVVDYAASASCLGPTVDTEHDVGEKKFERQNKQLNEREEFSGIFILAATACRDSVGEVDYEEDCGVEESYTLEVSSMENLSNRDVKDDHSSAKISIEEHPEEFTASLRLHNTSTDGIVQSNNFHNKSMGDCSIAVVEDHLTKKFQETDVVHVFSSQDDHSFWDLNTSIDVWPHPIDNKCEDSHISDGITEDIKGGNCSNMIRNSESESMKRGFGSGRCHPETELPPADPSGIVDKQQFSNIKELKSDSLTDIDGISCSKEKLPSSVSIDSATVSSDRNKSASVQCLTLSSTGNGKSLYPHQATGLNGCAQNPLPSKSNESLRTFISKEICDVASVDVTCAKNEGGCSTIACETVSSSLQVEEVELAPCVTSSVNTTRETDVSNEDAKGAKENSLSQFNEVEFLPSSPGVKMMQTLSDLALDSKVICSNAFKYDETDNVMHKESEEPVTKSSEMSMALLHSPSDAYGNNSKDIVNSFDKMAVEERSDKGYNSEFFHDVHTDVQASRFEVDYDSQYEDGEVRESMEHIRQEYYGDDVEAEHVDYGSDSDNLGSGAEKIMTNTQGMDFQTCLSRLRGKYANDIGKTGGNNYSKSKIGTDNEITGDRIDSGVDDRRIQARNDSGWQDINNDDADGLDPVDQTRNAESRTFRRELCSRIEERAVNDLPFIRGRGRYAQDPHARSQGDDRLVDSQACSRGIKHHHLSKYHVPFSFHHLGSAKGLHQRVRRSGSPDARDKTLGMHRHIRPSRNLSPGWRVTLGRGRSMRYGLQLEGRGPRGRYHGFEVDDCCHSSVTHSHPVAKRDRSFSPIKIRVQRMRSPDRRPGLSVGSARGFRPARRNHFSPSRNTQWIVDRKDGVFHRKEQSYNTHSSLSRRSMGRFVQQDDRSVDSSRSFRSVFSRRFREMSGAGGGSSRYEESDDDRGKHRCRYGLAHSVKQNDMEGPVKRFRYNVADGYSSRYRDVPDSFGKESPNCHGRSIASQIGDIPGKFREGRGPFTYQRGGKYDGDSKSSRGQEGDDEMASRG, from the exons ATGGCATTCTGCAAAACGTATGATGAGAAGCCATTGGTTAATGAGAGAGGATTATCATTGGGCAGCATGCATGATGTTAGAGGTTTGAAATTCTCTAGCCTTATCAACTCTGATTTGACTTGGAAGAAGGTTGCAAAAGGCAACAGGACTTCATCAAGGCGAGCTAGGAACTTGGTTTCTAGAAGCCGGAATACTGGTGAGGAACTGATAAAAATGGATTCCAACGCTATGGACATGTCATTTTCTGAATATGAGAAG CTTGGAGTAAGTGTTCTTGGGTGCCGCTTTAGTGAGAACGCAGACCTTGTGCATATAAAGAAAAGGAAATTAATGTTCAGATCACCCACTCCACCACCCAAAGACCCATCTCAACATCCCAAGGAAAATGAAAGGCTCCTAAAAAGTCAACCTGAAGTAGTTGATTATGCTGCATCTGCAAGTTGCTTGGGTCCAACTGTTGATACTGAGCATGATGTCGGTGAGAAGAAATTTGAGAGGCAAAATAAGCAACTTAATGAAAGGGAAGAATTCTCTGGTATCTTCATACTTGCTGCTACTGCCTGCCGTGATAGTGTTGGAGAAGTTGATTATGAGGAGGATTGTGGAGTTGAAGAATCTTATACACTTGAAGTTTCCTCAATGGAAAATCTGTCAAATAGAGATGTTAAAGATGACCATAGTTCTGCCAAAATTTCAATTGAAGAACATCCTGAAGAGTTTACTGCCTCATTAAGATTGCACAATACTTCAACTGATGGTATAGTGCAGTCAAATAATTTTCACAATAAGTCTATGGGGGATTGTTCTATTGCAGTAGTAGAGGATCACTTAACCAAGAAGTTTCAGGAAACAGATGTAGTGCATGTGTTTTCTTCACAAGATGATCATTCATTTTGGGATTTgaatacttcaatagatgtatgGCCACACCCTATTGATAATAAATGTGAGGATTCTCATATTTCAGATGGGATTACTGAAGACATTAAGGGTGGTAATTGTAGCAACATGATTAGGAACTCAGAAAGTGAGAGCATGAAAAGGGGATTTGGAAGTGGTAGATGTCATCCTGAAACTGAACTGCCACCAGCAGATCCTAGTGGGATAGTTGATAAGCAACAATTTTCAAACATAAAGGAACTTAAATCGGATTCATTGACTGATATTGATGGGATTAGTTGCTCAAAAGAAAAATTGCCGTCTTCTGTTTCAATTGATAGTGCTACTGTATCTTCTGACAGGAATAAAAGCGCTTCAGTTCAATGTTTAACTTTGAGCTCCACAGGGAATGGCAAAAGCTTATATCCCCATCAAGCTACAGGGTTGAATGGTTGTGCGCAAAACCCTCTTCCCTCCAAATCCAATGAATCTCTTAGGACCTTTATTTCCAAAGAAATCTGTGACGTGGCATCTGTTGATGTTACTTGTGCAAAGAATGAAGGTGGTTGTAGCACTATTGCATGTGAAACGGTTTCCTCCAGTTTACAGGTTGAGGAAGTGGAGCTCGCTCCTTGTGTGACTTCCTCTGTTAACACCACCCGTGAGACAGATGTTTCAAATGAAGATGCTAAGGGTGCCAAAGAGAATTCTCTTTCTCAATTTAATGAAGTGGAATTTCTCCCTTCTTCTCCAGGTGTTAAGATGATGCAAACCTTAAGTGACTTGGCTCTGGATTCCAAGGTGATATGCAGCAATGCTTTTAAGTATGATGAAACTGATAATGTAATGCATAAGGAAAGTGAGGAACCTGTGACGAAGTCTTCGGAAATGTCTATGGCATTGTTACATAGTCCCTCTGATGCATACGGAAACAACTCTAAGGATATTGTAAATAGTTTTGATAAGATGGCTGTAGAAGAACGTTCTGACAAAGGTTATAATTCTGAATTTTTTCATGATGTTCACACTGATGTGCAAGCAAGTAGGTTTGAGGTGGATTATGATTCTCAGTATGAAGATGGAGAAGTAAGGGAATCTATGGAGCATATCCGGCAAGAATATTATGGTGATGATGTAGAAGCTGAACATGTGGATTATGGTTCTGACAGTGATAATTTGGGTTCTGGTGCTGAAAAAATTATGACAAATACACAGGGAATGGATTTCCAAACTTGTTTGAGTAGATTGAGAGGAAAATATGCAAACGATATAGGTAAGACTGGTGGTAACAATTACAGCAAATCAAAAATAGGGACTGACAATGAGATTACAGGTGACAGGATTGATTCTGGGGTGGACGATAGGAGGATTCAGGCAAGAAATGACAGTGGCTGGCAAGATATAAACAATGATGATGCGGATGGATTGGATCCTGTTGATCAGACAAGGAACGCAGAGTCCAGAACATTCAGAAGGGAGTTGTGTTCTCGTATTGAAGAGCGAGCAGTCAATGACCTACCCTTTATAAGGGGCAG GGGCAGATATGCTCAGGATCCTCATGCTAGAAGTCAAGGAGATGATCGTTTGGTTGATTCTCAAGCCTGCAGTAGGGGCATAAAGCACCATCATTTGTCCAAGTACCATGTCCCATTTTCTTTTCATCACCTCGGGTCAGCAAAAGGCTTGCACCAACGTGTTAGAAGAAGCGGATCACCAGACGCTAGAGATAAGACTCTTGGTATGCATCGGCATATTAGACCATCGAGGAACCTTAGTCCTGGTTGGCGTGTGACCCTTGGCAGGGGCAGGTCTATGAGATATGGTCTGCAACTCGAAGGTAGAGGCCCCAGGGGTAGATACCATGGTTTTGAAGTTGATGATTGCTGCCATTCTTCTGTGACACATTCACATCCTGTAGCCAAGAGAGACAGAAGTTTTTCTCCTATTAAAA TCAGAGTGCAGAGAATGAGATCACCTGATCGGAGGCCTGGTCTTTCAGTAGGTAGTGCGAGAGGATTTAGACCAGCACGAAGAAATCATTTTTCACCATCTCGCAATACACAATGGATTGTTGATAGGAAGGATGGTGTTTTTCATCGTAAGGAGCAGAGTTATAATACACATTCTTCATTAAGCAGGAGATCAATGGGAAGATTTGTCCAACAGGATGACAGGTCTGTTGATTCTTCACGAAGCTTCAGATCTGTGTTCTCAAGAAGATTCAGGGAGATGAGTGGAGCTGGAGGAGGGAGTTCAAGATACGAAGAGAGTGATGATGATAGGGGCAAGCATCGATGCAGATATGGGCTAGCTCATTCTGTGAAGCAAAATGACATGGAGGGACCTGTGAAGCGTTTTCGTTATAATGTTGCAGATGGTTATAGTTCTCGTTATAGGGATGTTCCAGATTCCTTTGGCAAAGAGAGTCCCAATTGCCATGGCAGGAGCATTGCTAGCCAAATTGGTGACATTCCAGGGAAGTTCAGGGAAGGTAGAGGGCCATTTACATATCAAAGAGGGGGGAAATATGATGGTGACTCAAAGTCATCTAGGGGGCAGGAAGGTGACGATGAGATGGCTTCAAGGGGATGA